One Gemmatimonadota bacterium DNA window includes the following coding sequences:
- a CDS encoding FAD-dependent oxidoreductase, producing the protein MARVVVLGAGIAGHTAALHLRRLLDRGHEVVVVSPNSQWNWIPSNIWVGVGRMAAADVTFPLAPVYRRQGIDFRQARAVAIHPEGTGESATPQVEVESTAPDSAGTRSRITYDYLINATGPRLNFGATPGLGPTGHSLSVCTYGHAEEAARAFAQVLARLERGERQTLVIGMGHGLCTCEGAAFEYTFNVEHELRLRGLRDRAEVVYLTNEAELGDFGVGGMFFQQQGFITSSRLWTESLFRERGVRPILGAHVQRVEPNRIHYETLDGTEAVQPFDFAMLLPPFRGAELQAFDRAGQDISATLFAPSGFMKVDAAYGAKPFEEWRAEDWPRTYQSPSYPNLFAVGIAFAPPHPISRPRTSVRGTPIAPAPPRTGMPSGVMGRTVAQNLAGMIQRGETGPKRHASMAAMGAACIASAGAGMRQGTAAAMTMFPVVPDYQRYPRFGRDVGDTYGEIGLAAHWLKHILHHVFLYKAKARLGWALLPE; encoded by the coding sequence ATGGCGCGCGTCGTGGTGCTGGGGGCCGGGATCGCGGGGCATACCGCCGCGCTCCACCTCCGCCGGCTGCTCGACCGGGGGCACGAGGTCGTCGTGGTCTCCCCCAACTCGCAGTGGAACTGGATCCCCTCCAACATCTGGGTGGGCGTGGGCCGCATGGCGGCCGCCGACGTGACGTTCCCGCTGGCGCCGGTCTACCGGCGCCAGGGCATCGACTTCCGGCAGGCCCGGGCGGTCGCGATCCACCCTGAAGGCACGGGCGAGTCCGCCACCCCCCAGGTCGAGGTCGAGTCCACCGCCCCCGACAGCGCCGGCACCCGCAGCCGCATCACCTACGACTACCTGATCAACGCCACCGGGCCGCGGCTCAACTTCGGCGCCACGCCCGGCCTGGGCCCCACGGGGCATTCTCTCTCCGTCTGCACCTACGGGCACGCGGAGGAGGCGGCGCGCGCCTTTGCCCAGGTGCTCGCCCGGCTGGAGCGCGGCGAGCGGCAGACCCTGGTCATCGGCATGGGCCACGGCCTCTGTACCTGCGAAGGCGCGGCCTTCGAGTACACCTTCAACGTGGAGCACGAGCTGCGCCTCCGCGGCCTGCGCGACCGGGCCGAGGTGGTGTACCTCACCAACGAGGCGGAACTCGGGGATTTCGGCGTGGGCGGGATGTTCTTCCAGCAGCAGGGCTTCATCACCTCGAGCCGGCTGTGGACCGAGTCGCTGTTCCGCGAGCGCGGCGTGCGGCCCATCCTGGGGGCGCACGTGCAGCGGGTGGAGCCCAACCGGATCCACTACGAGACCCTCGACGGGACCGAGGCGGTGCAGCCGTTCGACTTTGCCATGCTGCTGCCCCCCTTCCGCGGGGCGGAGCTGCAGGCCTTCGACCGGGCAGGCCAGGACATCTCCGCCACCCTCTTTGCGCCGAGCGGCTTCATGAAGGTGGACGCGGCCTACGGGGCCAAGCCGTTCGAGGAGTGGCGCGCCGAGGACTGGCCTCGCACCTACCAGAGCCCGTCGTACCCCAATCTCTTTGCCGTCGGGATCGCCTTTGCGCCGCCGCACCCGATCTCGCGTCCCCGGACCAGCGTCCGCGGCACGCCGATCGCGCCGGCGCCGCCGCGCACCGGCATGCCAAGCGGGGTGATGGGCCGCACCGTGGCGCAGAACCTGGCCGGCATGATCCAGCGCGGCGAGACCGGGCCGAAGCGGCACGCCTCCATGGCGGCGATGGGCGCCGCCTGCATCGCCTCGGCGGGCGCGGGGATGCGCCAGGGGACGGCCGCCGCGATGACGATGTTCCCGGTGGTCCCGGACTACCAGCGCTATCCCCGCTTCGGCCGCGACGTCGGCGACACCTACGGCGAGATCGGCCTGGCGGCGCACTGGCTCAAGCACATCCTGCACCACGTCTTCCTCTACAAGGCCAAGGCCCGGCTGGGCTGGGCCCTGCTCCCCGAATGA
- a CDS encoding rhodanese-like domain-containing protein — translation MKAPTYRGQRVDVLLDVRSRMEFLLGHLPGALCIPVDRVESEVPRRTEIPKTAMILVYCQSGARSARAVGVLRQLGYTRAVNGGGIADLKRELR, via the coding sequence ATGAAGGCGCCGACCTACCGCGGCCAGCGGGTGGACGTGCTGCTCGACGTCCGATCCCGCATGGAATTCCTGCTGGGCCACCTGCCCGGGGCCCTCTGCATCCCGGTCGACCGGGTGGAGAGCGAGGTCCCGCGCCGCACCGAGATCCCGAAGACGGCCATGATCCTGGTCTACTGCCAGAGCGGCGCCCGCTCGGCCCGGGCGGTCGGGGTCCTGCGACAACTCGGCTACACTCGCGCCGTCAACGGCGGCGGCATCGCGGACCTCAAGCGGGAGCTGCGCTGA
- a CDS encoding Spy/CpxP family protein refolding chaperone yields the protein MRYATGLALVTTLLAGGLSAQGGPGGMALDDAGFPPTIPMLTTMLQLTTDQAARLQPLRDTLLAESRADRERAAALQAAVRAARQGGAPADSLLRLQEEMRAAMLRLMPWRMAFHARMRPLLTPDQAQVLDQRQQEQMQRMHGTPPR from the coding sequence ATGCGGTACGCAACCGGACTGGCCCTCGTCACCACCCTGCTGGCCGGCGGCCTCAGCGCCCAGGGCGGACCGGGCGGCATGGCCCTGGACGACGCCGGCTTTCCCCCCACCATCCCGATGCTGACCACGATGCTGCAGCTCACCACCGACCAGGCCGCTCGCCTGCAGCCGCTGCGGGACACGCTGCTCGCCGAGTCGCGCGCCGACCGGGAACGGGCCGCCGCGCTGCAGGCCGCGGTGCGCGCCGCGCGCCAGGGGGGCGCGCCGGCCGATTCGCTGCTGCGGCTGCAGGAGGAGATGCGGGCGGCGATGCTGCGCCTGATGCCCTGGCGGATGGCCTTCCACGCGCGGATGCGGCCGCTGCTCACCCCGGACCAGGCGCAGGTCCTCGACCAGCGGCAGCAGGAGCAGATGCAGCGGATGCACGGCACCCCGCCGCGGTAG